From one Methylomonas paludis genomic stretch:
- the tuf gene encoding elongation factor Tu, with product MAKEKFERKKPHVNVGTIGHVDHGKTTLTAALTKVMAELQGGEVKAFDQIDNAPEERARGITISTSHVEYESAKRHYAHVDCPGHADYVKNMITGAAQMDGAILVCSAADGPMPQTREHILLSRQVGVPYIVVFLNKADMVDDAELIELVEMEIRELLNQYEFPGDDTPIIVGSALKALEGDTSEIGVPSVVRLVEALDSYIPEPERAIDGKFLMPIEDVFSISGRGTVVTGRVERGIIKVGEEVEIVGIKPTVKTTCTGVEMFRKLLDQGQAGDNVGVLLRGTKRDDVERGQVLAHVNSIKPHAHFNAEIYVLSKEEGGRHTPFFNGYRPQFYFRTTDVTGAVDLPEGVEMVMPGDNISVIVKLISPIAMEDGLRFAIREGGRTVGAGVVASIIA from the coding sequence ATGGCAAAAGAAAAGTTTGAAAGAAAAAAACCGCACGTTAACGTAGGAACCATTGGTCACGTTGACCACGGTAAGACCACATTAACAGCGGCATTGACCAAAGTAATGGCCGAGCTGCAAGGCGGCGAAGTAAAAGCTTTCGATCAAATCGACAATGCGCCAGAAGAGCGTGCGCGCGGTATTACTATTTCGACCTCGCACGTAGAATACGAATCAGCCAAACGCCACTACGCTCACGTAGACTGCCCAGGCCATGCTGACTATGTTAAAAACATGATCACTGGTGCGGCGCAAATGGATGGTGCGATTCTGGTTTGCTCTGCAGCGGATGGCCCAATGCCACAAACCCGTGAGCATATCCTGTTGTCAAGACAGGTTGGCGTACCTTATATCGTGGTATTCCTGAACAAAGCCGACATGGTCGACGATGCTGAATTGATCGAACTGGTTGAAATGGAAATTCGCGAACTGTTAAACCAATACGAATTCCCAGGCGACGACACCCCGATCATCGTGGGTTCAGCCCTGAAAGCCCTGGAAGGCGACACCAGTGAAATCGGCGTACCTTCAGTGGTCAGACTGGTAGAAGCATTAGACAGCTATATTCCAGAGCCAGAGCGGGCAATCGACGGTAAATTCCTGATGCCTATCGAAGACGTTTTCTCCATTTCCGGTCGTGGTACTGTCGTAACCGGACGTGTTGAGCGTGGCATTATTAAAGTAGGTGAAGAGGTCGAAATCGTTGGCATTAAACCAACCGTTAAAACCACTTGCACCGGTGTGGAAATGTTCCGCAAACTGCTGGATCAAGGTCAGGCAGGCGATAACGTAGGTGTACTGTTACGCGGCACCAAACGTGATGACGTTGAACGTGGTCAAGTATTGGCTCACGTTAACAGCATCAAACCACACGCACATTTCAATGCCGAAATTTACGTATTATCCAAAGAAGAGGGTGGTCGTCATACGCCATTCTTCAACGGCTACCGTCCACAGTTCTACTTTAGAACGACCGACGTAACCGGAGCTGTGGATTTGCCCGAAGGTGTGGAAATGGTTATGCCTGGCGATAATATCTCGGTAATCGTCAAACTGATTTCTCCCATTGCGATGGAAGATGGTTTGCGTTTTGCCATCCGTGAAGGTGGCCGTACCGTTGGTGCTGGTGTAGTTGCTTCCATCATCGCATAA
- the nusG gene encoding transcription termination/antitermination protein NusG produces MALQWYVVHAYSNFENKVKQALEERIVRDGLQEYFGKILVPTEEVVEMRMGQQRKSERKFFPGYVLVQMELNDITWHLVRNVPRVLGFIGGASDKPSPITEKEAMAILSRVEEGVNKPRPKVLFEVGEVVRIIDGPFKDFNGNIEEVNYEKSRLRVSVLIFGRSTPVELEFGQVEKV; encoded by the coding sequence ATGGCCCTGCAATGGTATGTGGTACATGCCTATTCCAACTTCGAAAATAAAGTTAAGCAGGCCTTGGAAGAGCGCATAGTTCGTGATGGTTTGCAGGAATATTTCGGCAAAATCTTGGTGCCGACTGAAGAAGTAGTTGAAATGCGCATGGGTCAGCAGCGCAAAAGTGAAAGAAAATTTTTTCCAGGCTATGTTCTGGTGCAAATGGAATTGAATGACATAACATGGCATTTAGTCAGAAATGTGCCTAGAGTATTAGGTTTTATCGGTGGTGCATCCGATAAACCGTCGCCGATTACCGAAAAGGAAGCCATGGCTATCCTGAGTCGAGTTGAAGAAGGCGTTAATAAGCCTAGGCCAAAAGTATTGTTTGAAGTTGGCGAAGTGGTCAGAATTATCGACGGTCCATTCAAAGATTTCAATGGCAACATAGAAGAAGTTAATTACGAAAAAAGTCGTCTGCGCGTGTCGGTACTTATTTTCGGTCGTTCTACTCCTGTCGAGCTTGAGTTTGGCCAGGTAGAAAAAGTCTAA
- the pth gene encoding aminoacyl-tRNA hydrolase, whose translation MIKLVVGLGNPGHQYEKTRHNVGFIFLDELGFTYRAGWSTVSQFQGEVASCVIAGQQLILLKPQTFMNKSGGAVGKLLRYYKIKPEQMLVVHDELELAEGVCKLKRDGGHAGHNGLRDIIANIDSRDFYRLRIGIGRPQTGANIADYVLSKPSQDGLIQLENAVRFGLAHMDELLAAKLVEFNQLAQV comes from the coding sequence ATGATAAAGCTAGTCGTTGGCCTGGGTAATCCAGGTCATCAATATGAAAAAACCCGGCATAACGTCGGGTTTATTTTTTTGGATGAGCTGGGTTTTACGTATCGGGCTGGCTGGTCGACGGTGTCACAGTTTCAGGGTGAAGTTGCCAGTTGTGTTATTGCTGGGCAGCAGTTGATTTTATTAAAGCCGCAGACTTTTATGAATAAAAGTGGTGGTGCAGTAGGTAAATTGTTGCGCTACTACAAGATTAAGCCGGAACAGATGCTGGTTGTGCATGATGAGTTGGAGTTGGCCGAAGGTGTCTGCAAATTAAAGCGGGACGGTGGTCATGCCGGGCACAACGGATTGCGTGACATCATTGCCAACATTGATAGTCGGGATTTTTACCGCTTACGCATTGGTATAGGTCGTCCGCAAACCGGGGCGAATATAGCTGACTATGTATTGTCAAAGCCCAGCCAGGATGGTCTTATTCAGTTGGAAAATGCGGTTCGTTTTGGTTTGGCTCATATGGATGAATTATTGGCAGCCAAGTTGGTAGAATTTAATCAACTGGCGCAAGTTTAG
- a CDS encoding 50S ribosomal protein L25/general stress protein Ctc, producing MANVFEFVAEARSGLGSIAARAERRQGKVPAVIYGGEKQPENLVLDHNEVVKHLAHEAVYSHVLDLKIGDRTEKAVLKHIQRHPARPQILHIDFLRVDNTHKLKVHVPLHFINEATSVGVKKGGVVTHLLVDVEVLCLPTALPEYIEVDLAAVDAGATIHLSDLVLPHGVEILALQHGAEHDHPVVQIVKARASDEA from the coding sequence ATGGCTAACGTTTTTGAATTTGTTGCGGAAGCCCGCAGTGGTTTAGGTAGTATTGCGGCGAGAGCTGAGCGTCGTCAAGGCAAAGTGCCTGCGGTAATCTATGGTGGTGAAAAGCAGCCGGAAAATTTGGTGCTGGATCACAATGAAGTAGTCAAGCATCTGGCTCATGAGGCGGTTTATTCGCACGTGCTGGATCTGAAAATCGGTGACAGAACTGAAAAAGCGGTGCTCAAGCATATTCAGCGTCATCCAGCTAGACCGCAAATCCTGCATATCGACTTTTTGAGGGTTGATAATACCCATAAATTAAAAGTGCATGTACCTTTGCATTTCATCAATGAAGCGACATCGGTTGGTGTAAAAAAGGGTGGTGTTGTTACTCATTTGTTGGTTGATGTAGAGGTTTTGTGTCTGCCTACTGCTCTACCGGAATATATTGAAGTGGACTTGGCGGCAGTTGATGCTGGTGCTACCATTCATTTGTCCGATTTGGTGTTGCCGCACGGTGTTGAGATTTTGGCCTTACAGCACGGTGCTGAGCATGATCACCCTGTTGTGCAAATTGTTAAAGCCAGAGCGTCTGACGAAGCCTAG
- the secE gene encoding preprotein translocase subunit SecE produces the protein MNAQAEEVTSVVDIVKLVLSPIFVVAGVVGFYYFSDLQLLYRVLLLLAIVGAAVAVSFRTAKGRSVWGFILESKQEFARIVWPTRDEAVRTTLLVIAMVFIVGLVLWLLDMFLFWGIQLLMNQGVK, from the coding sequence ATGAATGCACAGGCAGAAGAAGTCACATCAGTAGTTGACATTGTAAAGCTGGTTCTATCGCCAATATTTGTGGTAGCCGGTGTCGTAGGGTTTTATTATTTCTCCGACTTGCAATTGTTATATAGAGTGCTGTTGCTGCTGGCAATAGTCGGCGCAGCCGTTGCTGTCAGTTTTAGAACTGCCAAAGGCCGTAGCGTTTGGGGGTTTATACTGGAATCTAAGCAAGAGTTTGCCAGGATCGTATGGCCCACACGTGATGAAGCAGTCCGTACAACCTTGCTGGTTATTGCAATGGTGTTTATTGTTGGATTGGTGCTTTGGTTACTCGACATGTTCTTGTTTTGGGGAATTCAGCTGTTGATGAACCAAGGAGTAAAATAA